From the genome of Arvicola amphibius chromosome 9, mArvAmp1.2, whole genome shotgun sequence, one region includes:
- the Cuta gene encoding protein CutA produces MSWGRAPVVLLGGGATLLVSILWMPALLPPASRLLLLPRALLSMASGSPLSQSSPASGSGYVPGSVSAAFVTCPNEKVAKEIARAVVEKRLAACVNLIPQISSIYEWKGKIEEDSEVLMMIKTQSSLVPALTEFVRSVHPYEVAEVIALPVEQGNPPYLHWVRQVTESVTDSGTGPSSA; encoded by the exons atgagctGGGGGCGGGCGCCCGTCGTCCTGCTCGGCGGAGGG GCCACGCTGCTCGTGTCGATTCTTTGGATGCCCGCGCTGCTGCCGCCGGCTTCCCGCCTTCTCTTGCTGCCCCGAGCCTTACTGTCCATGGCTTCTGGAAGCCCTCTGTCCCAGTCTTCTCCGGCCTCGGGCTCCGGCTACGTTCCAGGATCAGTTTCTGCAGCCTTTGTCACTTGTCCCAATGAAAAAGTCGCCAAGGAGATCGCCAG GGCGGTGGTAGAGAAGCGCCTGGCAGCCTGTGTCAACCTCATCCCGCAGATCTCGTCCAT CTATGAGTGGAAAGGGAAGATCGAGGAAGACAGTGAGGTGCTGATG ATGATTAAAACCCAAAGCTCCCTGGTCCCTGCTCTGACAGAGTTCGTTCG ATCTGTGCACCCTTACGAAGTTGCTGAGGTGATTGCATTGCCTGTGGAGCAGGGAAATCCCCCATACCTGCATTGGGTGCGCCAGGTCACAGAGTCCGTTACAGATTCTGGCACAGGCCCCTCCTCTGCTTAA
- the Phf1 gene encoding PHD finger protein 1 isoform X3, whose translation MHTVVYSQHCPYSAYHQDCHIPKAPAPGGGEGTSWVCRQCVFAIATKRGGALKKGPYARAMLGMKLSLPYGLKGLDWDAGHLSNRQQSYCYCGGPGEWNLKMLQCRRCLQWFHEACTQCLSKPLLYGDRFYEFECCVCCHGPEKVRRLQLRWVDVAHLVLYHLSVCCKKKYFDFDREILPFTSENWDRLLLGELSDTPKGERSSQLLSALNSHKDRFISGREIKKRKCLFGLHTRTPPPVEPITGDGAPTSFPSGQGPGGGVSRPLGKRRRSEPEPPRTRQKGKEEELRPSTAAHSRHGSQEQRERARLRRALQASVSPPPPSPNQSYQGSSGYNFRPTDARCLPSSPIRMFASVHPSASTARTSGDSEPPDRSPLELPIGFPTDIPRSSPDSVTASLPTAPAPTPGLSGRSAPLSPLCPSLSPGTGGGGRGGVSYLSRGDPVRILARRVRPDGSVQYLVEWGGGGIF comes from the exons ATGCACACAGTGGTCTACTCTCAACATTGTCCTTATTCAGCGTATCACCAGGACTGTCACATTCCCAAGGCCCCAGcccctggaggaggagagggcacATCCTGGGTCTGCCGCCAGTGTGTCTTTGCGATTGCCACCAAG AGGGGAGGCGCACTGAAGAAGGGACCCTATGCGCGAGCCATGCTGGGCATGAAACTCTCTCTTCCCTACGGACTAAAGGGGCTGGATTGGGATGCTGGCCATCTGAGCAACCGGCAGCAGAGCTACTGTTACTGTGGAGGTCCTGGGGA GTGGAACCTGAAAATGCTGCAGTGCCGGCGCTGCCTTCAGTGGTTCCATGAGGCCTGCACCCAGTGTCTGAGCAAGCCCCTCCTCTATGGAGACAG ATTCTATGAATTTGAAtgctgtgtgtgctgccatggcCCCGAGAAGGTCCGACGGTTACAGCTTCGCTG GGTGGACGTAGCCCATCTTGTCCTCTACCATCTCAGTGTTTGCTGTAAGAAGAAGTACTTCGATTTCGACCGAGAGATCCTTCCCTTCACCTCTGAGAACTGGGACCGTCTGCTCCTGGGGGAG CTTTCAGACACCCCCAAGGGAGAGCGCTCTTCCCAGCTCCTTTCTGCACTTAACAGCCACAAGGACCG tttcatttcagGGAGGGAgattaaaaagaggaaatgtcTCTTTGGTCTCCATACTCGGACCCCTCCTCCTGTGGAGCCTATCACTGGAGATGGAGCCCCCACCAG CTTCCCTTCAGGGCAGGGCCCTGGGGGAGGGGTCTCACGTCCCCTGGGGAAACGCCGGAGGTCGGAGCCAGAACCACCGAGAACGAggcagaaggggaaagaggaagagctGAGGCCATCCACAGCAGCACACAGTCGGCATGGGTCCCAGGAGCAGAGGGAGCGGGCTCGTCTACGGAGGGCACTGCAG GCCTCAGTGTCTCCACCACCCCCCAGCCCTAACCAGAGCTATCAGGGCAGCAGCGGCTACAACTTCCGGCCCACAGATGCCCGCTGTCTGCCCAG CAGCCCCATCCGGATGTTTGCTTCCGTCCACCCTTCTGCCAGCACTGCAAGGACCTCTGGGGACAGTGAACCCCCAGACAG GTCACCCCTGGAACTTCCCATTGGCTTCCCCACAGATATCCCTAGAAGCTCCCCCGACTCAGTGACTGCCTCACTCCCCAcagccccagcccccacccccggcCTTTCTGGACGCTCAGCACCCCTTTCCCCCTTGTGTCCTAGTTTGTCTCCAGGGACTGGGGGAGGAGGCCGAGGTGGGGTTAGCTACCTATCCCGAGGGGACCCCGTCAGGATACTTGCTCGAAGAGTGCGGCCCGATGGCTCTGTGCAGTACCTAGttgagtggggaggagggggcatCTTCTGA
- the Phf1 gene encoding PHD finger protein 1 isoform X2, with amino-acid sequence MAQLPRLSRLGAPSLWDPASPAPSGPRPRLWEGQDVLARWTDGLLYLGTIKKVDSAREVCLVQFEDDSQFLVLWKDISPAALPGEELLCCVCRSETVVPGNQLVSCEKCRHAYHQDCHIPKAPAPGGGEGTSWVCRQCVFAIATKRGGALKKGPYARAMLGMKLSLPYGLKGLDWDAGHLSNRQQSYCYCGGPGEWNLKMLQCRRCLQWFHEACTQCLSKPLLYGDRFYEFECCVCCHGPEKVRRLQLRWVDVAHLVLYHLSVCCKKKYFDFDREILPFTSENWDRLLLGELSDTPKGERSSQLLSALNSHKDRFISGREIKKRKCLFGLHTRTPPPVEPITGDGAPTSFPSGQGPGGGVSRPLGKRRRSEPEPPRTRQKGKEEELRPSTAAHSRHGSQEQRERARLRRALQASVSPPPPSPNQSYQGSSGYNFRPTDARCLPSPIRMFASVHPSASTARTSGDSEPPDRSPLELPIGFPTDIPRSSPDSVTASLPTAPAPTPGLSGRSAPLSPLCPSLSPGTGGGGRGGVSYLSRGDPVRILARRVRPDGSVQYLVEWGGGGIF; translated from the exons ATGGCGCAGCTCCCCCGGCTGAGCCGCTTGGGTGCACCTTCTCTTTGGGATCCAGCCTCCCCTGCTCCCTCAGGCCCCAGACCTCGACTTTGGGAGGGTCAAGATGTGCTGGCCAGATGGACTGATGGGCTGCTGTACTTGGGCACCATCAAAAAG GTGGACAGTGCTCGGGAGGTATGCCTGGTTCAGTTTGAGGACGATTCCCAGTTTCTGGTTCTATGGAAGGACATCAGCCCCG CTgccctccctggggaggagctCCTCTGTTGTGTCTGTCGCTCTGAGACTGTGGTCCCTGGGAACCAGCTGGTCAGCTGTGAGAAGTGTCGCCATG CGTATCACCAGGACTGTCACATTCCCAAGGCCCCAGcccctggaggaggagagggcacATCCTGGGTCTGCCGCCAGTGTGTCTTTGCGATTGCCACCAAG AGGGGAGGCGCACTGAAGAAGGGACCCTATGCGCGAGCCATGCTGGGCATGAAACTCTCTCTTCCCTACGGACTAAAGGGGCTGGATTGGGATGCTGGCCATCTGAGCAACCGGCAGCAGAGCTACTGTTACTGTGGAGGTCCTGGGGA GTGGAACCTGAAAATGCTGCAGTGCCGGCGCTGCCTTCAGTGGTTCCATGAGGCCTGCACCCAGTGTCTGAGCAAGCCCCTCCTCTATGGAGACAG ATTCTATGAATTTGAAtgctgtgtgtgctgccatggcCCCGAGAAGGTCCGACGGTTACAGCTTCGCTG GGTGGACGTAGCCCATCTTGTCCTCTACCATCTCAGTGTTTGCTGTAAGAAGAAGTACTTCGATTTCGACCGAGAGATCCTTCCCTTCACCTCTGAGAACTGGGACCGTCTGCTCCTGGGGGAG CTTTCAGACACCCCCAAGGGAGAGCGCTCTTCCCAGCTCCTTTCTGCACTTAACAGCCACAAGGACCG tttcatttcagGGAGGGAgattaaaaagaggaaatgtcTCTTTGGTCTCCATACTCGGACCCCTCCTCCTGTGGAGCCTATCACTGGAGATGGAGCCCCCACCAG CTTCCCTTCAGGGCAGGGCCCTGGGGGAGGGGTCTCACGTCCCCTGGGGAAACGCCGGAGGTCGGAGCCAGAACCACCGAGAACGAggcagaaggggaaagaggaagagctGAGGCCATCCACAGCAGCACACAGTCGGCATGGGTCCCAGGAGCAGAGGGAGCGGGCTCGTCTACGGAGGGCACTGCAG GCCTCAGTGTCTCCACCACCCCCCAGCCCTAACCAGAGCTATCAGGGCAGCAGCGGCTACAACTTCCGGCCCACAGATGCCCGCTGTCTGCCCAG CCCCATCCGGATGTTTGCTTCCGTCCACCCTTCTGCCAGCACTGCAAGGACCTCTGGGGACAGTGAACCCCCAGACAG GTCACCCCTGGAACTTCCCATTGGCTTCCCCACAGATATCCCTAGAAGCTCCCCCGACTCAGTGACTGCCTCACTCCCCAcagccccagcccccacccccggcCTTTCTGGACGCTCAGCACCCCTTTCCCCCTTGTGTCCTAGTTTGTCTCCAGGGACTGGGGGAGGAGGCCGAGGTGGGGTTAGCTACCTATCCCGAGGGGACCCCGTCAGGATACTTGCTCGAAGAGTGCGGCCCGATGGCTCTGTGCAGTACCTAGttgagtggggaggagggggcatCTTCTGA
- the Phf1 gene encoding PHD finger protein 1 isoform X1, protein MAQLPRLSRLGAPSLWDPASPAPSGPRPRLWEGQDVLARWTDGLLYLGTIKKVDSAREVCLVQFEDDSQFLVLWKDISPAALPGEELLCCVCRSETVVPGNQLVSCEKCRHAYHQDCHIPKAPAPGGGEGTSWVCRQCVFAIATKRGGALKKGPYARAMLGMKLSLPYGLKGLDWDAGHLSNRQQSYCYCGGPGEWNLKMLQCRRCLQWFHEACTQCLSKPLLYGDRFYEFECCVCCHGPEKVRRLQLRWVDVAHLVLYHLSVCCKKKYFDFDREILPFTSENWDRLLLGELSDTPKGERSSQLLSALNSHKDRFISGREIKKRKCLFGLHTRTPPPVEPITGDGAPTSFPSGQGPGGGVSRPLGKRRRSEPEPPRTRQKGKEEELRPSTAAHSRHGSQEQRERARLRRALQASVSPPPPSPNQSYQGSSGYNFRPTDARCLPSSPIRMFASVHPSASTARTSGDSEPPDRSPLELPIGFPTDIPRSSPDSVTASLPTAPAPTPGLSGRSAPLSPLCPSLSPGTGGGGRGGVSYLSRGDPVRILARRVRPDGSVQYLVEWGGGGIF, encoded by the exons ATGGCGCAGCTCCCCCGGCTGAGCCGCTTGGGTGCACCTTCTCTTTGGGATCCAGCCTCCCCTGCTCCCTCAGGCCCCAGACCTCGACTTTGGGAGGGTCAAGATGTGCTGGCCAGATGGACTGATGGGCTGCTGTACTTGGGCACCATCAAAAAG GTGGACAGTGCTCGGGAGGTATGCCTGGTTCAGTTTGAGGACGATTCCCAGTTTCTGGTTCTATGGAAGGACATCAGCCCCG CTgccctccctggggaggagctCCTCTGTTGTGTCTGTCGCTCTGAGACTGTGGTCCCTGGGAACCAGCTGGTCAGCTGTGAGAAGTGTCGCCATG CGTATCACCAGGACTGTCACATTCCCAAGGCCCCAGcccctggaggaggagagggcacATCCTGGGTCTGCCGCCAGTGTGTCTTTGCGATTGCCACCAAG AGGGGAGGCGCACTGAAGAAGGGACCCTATGCGCGAGCCATGCTGGGCATGAAACTCTCTCTTCCCTACGGACTAAAGGGGCTGGATTGGGATGCTGGCCATCTGAGCAACCGGCAGCAGAGCTACTGTTACTGTGGAGGTCCTGGGGA GTGGAACCTGAAAATGCTGCAGTGCCGGCGCTGCCTTCAGTGGTTCCATGAGGCCTGCACCCAGTGTCTGAGCAAGCCCCTCCTCTATGGAGACAG ATTCTATGAATTTGAAtgctgtgtgtgctgccatggcCCCGAGAAGGTCCGACGGTTACAGCTTCGCTG GGTGGACGTAGCCCATCTTGTCCTCTACCATCTCAGTGTTTGCTGTAAGAAGAAGTACTTCGATTTCGACCGAGAGATCCTTCCCTTCACCTCTGAGAACTGGGACCGTCTGCTCCTGGGGGAG CTTTCAGACACCCCCAAGGGAGAGCGCTCTTCCCAGCTCCTTTCTGCACTTAACAGCCACAAGGACCG tttcatttcagGGAGGGAgattaaaaagaggaaatgtcTCTTTGGTCTCCATACTCGGACCCCTCCTCCTGTGGAGCCTATCACTGGAGATGGAGCCCCCACCAG CTTCCCTTCAGGGCAGGGCCCTGGGGGAGGGGTCTCACGTCCCCTGGGGAAACGCCGGAGGTCGGAGCCAGAACCACCGAGAACGAggcagaaggggaaagaggaagagctGAGGCCATCCACAGCAGCACACAGTCGGCATGGGTCCCAGGAGCAGAGGGAGCGGGCTCGTCTACGGAGGGCACTGCAG GCCTCAGTGTCTCCACCACCCCCCAGCCCTAACCAGAGCTATCAGGGCAGCAGCGGCTACAACTTCCGGCCCACAGATGCCCGCTGTCTGCCCAG CAGCCCCATCCGGATGTTTGCTTCCGTCCACCCTTCTGCCAGCACTGCAAGGACCTCTGGGGACAGTGAACCCCCAGACAG GTCACCCCTGGAACTTCCCATTGGCTTCCCCACAGATATCCCTAGAAGCTCCCCCGACTCAGTGACTGCCTCACTCCCCAcagccccagcccccacccccggcCTTTCTGGACGCTCAGCACCCCTTTCCCCCTTGTGTCCTAGTTTGTCTCCAGGGACTGGGGGAGGAGGCCGAGGTGGGGTTAGCTACCTATCCCGAGGGGACCCCGTCAGGATACTTGCTCGAAGAGTGCGGCCCGATGGCTCTGTGCAGTACCTAGttgagtggggaggagggggcatCTTCTGA
- the Kifc1 gene encoding kinesin-like protein KIFC1 isoform X1, with the protein MNMQAQRPPLLEVKRNFELKTTLVKASSRLPLPGSKLKRGPDQMEDALEPAKKRTRGLGTVTKTETSRPRGPALSTVSQTQGPAAAQKGPKKTGPRGCATVASVLKNPKAAPAAPAAPAQKPGTSAAPMVAGKRPGKRPAWDLKGQLCDLNEELKRYREKTQKLDQENQGLREQLKEAQEQATVLGTERNTLAGELASVRTQAEQSQQKLETLCARVLELEECLGTKERLVQELQKEKLELQEEQKALATRLEEQERRLQASETALSSSEAEVVSLRQKTAAQVTLLAEQGDRLHGLEMERRRLHNQLQELKGNIRVFCRVRPVLAGEPIPSPGFLLFPHGPAGPSDPPTHLSVSRSDDRRATLTGAPAPTTRHDFSFDRVFPPGSKQEEVFEEISMLVQSALDGYPVCIFAYGQTGSGKTFTMEGGPGGDPQLEGLIPRALRHLFSVAQEMGGQGWTYSFVASYVEIYNETVRDLLATGTRKGQGGECEIRRAGPGSEELTVTNARYVPVSCEKEVEALLHLARQNRAVARTAQNERSSRSHSVFQLQISGEHAARGLQCGAPLNLIDLAGSERLDPGLALGPGERDRLRETQAINSSLSTLGLVIMALSNKESHIPYRNSKLTYLLQNSLGGSAKMLMFVNISPLEENVSESLNSLRFASKVNQCVIGTAQANKK; encoded by the exons AGACCCCCTTTGTTGGAAGTGAAGAGGAACTTCGAGCTGAAGACAACCCTGGTCAAGGCCTCCTCCCGACTGCCCCTTCCAGGAAGCAAACTCAAGAGGGGTCCTGACCAGATGGAGGATGCCTTGGAGCCTGCAAAG AAACGGACACGAGGCCTGGGTACAGTGACTAAAACTGAGACATCCCGCCCCAGAGGACCAGCGCTCAGCACAGTGTCACAGACACAGGGTCCCGCTGCAG CTCAGAAAGGCCCTAAGAAGACAGGACCTCGTGGTTGCGCTACTGTTGCTTCAG TGCTGAAGAACCCGAAGGCAGCTCCTGccgctcctgctgctcctgcccaGAAGCCTGGCA CATCAGCTGCCCCAATGGTGGCAGGGAAGAGACCTGGTAAACGTCCTGCCTGGGACTTGAAGggccagctgtgtgacctcaaTGAAGAGCTGAAACGCTATCGGGAGAAGACTCAGAAGCTGGACCAGGAGAACCAGGGGCTTCGGGAGCAACTCAAAGAAGCTCAGGAGCAGGccacagtgctggggacagagcgGAACACCCTGGCAGGGGAGCTGGCCAGTGTTCGGACCCAGGCTGAGCAGAGCCAGCAGAAGCTAGAGACTCTGTGTGCCCGTGTGTTGGAGCTGGAGGAATGCCTGGGTACCAAGGAAAGATTGGTTCAGGAGCTCCAGAAAGAaaagctggagttgcaggaggaacagaaggcaCTGGCCACCCGCCTGGAGGAGCAAGAG AGGAGGTTACAGGCCTCAGAAACTGCTCTGTCAAGCAGCGAAGCAGAGGTGGTATCTCTGCGGCAGAAGACCGCAGCCCAGGTGACCTTACTGGCTGAACAAGGAGACCGGCTGCATGGCCTGGAGATGGAGCGCCGTCGACTCCACAACCAGTTGCAGGAACTCAAGGGCAATATCCGGGTATTCTGCCGGGTGCGCCCTGTCCTTGCAGGGGAGCCCATTCCATCCCCTGGCTTCCTCCTATTTCCCCATGGCCCTGCTGGACCCTCTGATCCCCCTACCCACCTTAGCGTCTCACGGTCTGATGATCGACGTGCCACCCTGACCGGAGCACCAGCACCCACTACCCGCCATGATTTCTCCTTTGATCGGGTATTCCCACCAGGAAGCAAGCAGGAGGAAGTATTTGAGGAGATCTCCATGCTTGTCCAGTCAGCACTGGATGGTTACCCTGTGTGTATCTTTGCCTATGGACAGACAGGCAGTGGCAAGACCTTCACTATGGAGGGTGGGCCTGGGGGAGACCCCCAACTGGAGGGGCTGATCCCTCGGGCCCTGCGGCATCTATTCTCCGTGGCCCAGGAGATGGGTGGCCAGGGCTGGACATACAGTTTTGTGGCAAGTTATGTAGAGATCTACAATGAGACCGTCCGAGACCTGCTAGCCACTGGGACCCGGAAGGGGCAAGGGGGCGAGTGTGAGATTCGTCGAGCAGGTCCAGGGAGTGAGGAGCTCACCGTCACCAATGCACGCTATGTCCCTGTTTCCTGTGAAAAAGAG GTGGAGGCTCTGCTCCATTTGGCCCGCCAGAATCGGGCTGTGGCCCGTACTGCCCAGAATGAGAGATCTTCACGCAGTCACAGTGTGTTCCAGCTGCAGATTTCTGGAGAGCATGCTGCTCGGGGCCTGCAGTGTGGCGCTCCCCTCAACCTTATAGACCTGGCTGGGAGTGAGCGGCTAGACCCTGGCTTAGCCCTAGGCCCTGGGGAGCGTGACCGTCTTCGGGAAACACAGGCTATCAACAGCAGTCTGTCGACACTGGGACTGGTCATAATGGCCCTGAGCAATAAG GAGTCTCATATACCTTACCGAAACAGCAAGCTTACCTACCTGCTGCAGAACTCGCTGGGTGGCAGTGCCAAGAT GCTCATGTTTGTGAACATTTCCCCTTTGGAAGAGAATGTCTCCGAGTCTCTCAATTCACTGCGCTTTGCCTCCAAG GTGAACCAGTGTGTTATTGGTACTGCTCAGGCTAATAAGAAATGA
- the Kifc1 gene encoding kinesin-like protein KIFC1 isoform X2 — protein sequence MEDALEPAKKRTRGLGTVTKTETSRPRGPALSTVSQTQGPAAAQKGPKKTGPRGCATVASVLKNPKAAPAAPAAPAQKPGTSAAPMVAGKRPGKRPAWDLKGQLCDLNEELKRYREKTQKLDQENQGLREQLKEAQEQATVLGTERNTLAGELASVRTQAEQSQQKLETLCARVLELEECLGTKERLVQELQKEKLELQEEQKALATRLEEQERRLQASETALSSSEAEVVSLRQKTAAQVTLLAEQGDRLHGLEMERRRLHNQLQELKGNIRVFCRVRPVLAGEPIPSPGFLLFPHGPAGPSDPPTHLSVSRSDDRRATLTGAPAPTTRHDFSFDRVFPPGSKQEEVFEEISMLVQSALDGYPVCIFAYGQTGSGKTFTMEGGPGGDPQLEGLIPRALRHLFSVAQEMGGQGWTYSFVASYVEIYNETVRDLLATGTRKGQGGECEIRRAGPGSEELTVTNARYVPVSCEKEVEALLHLARQNRAVARTAQNERSSRSHSVFQLQISGEHAARGLQCGAPLNLIDLAGSERLDPGLALGPGERDRLRETQAINSSLSTLGLVIMALSNKESHIPYRNSKLTYLLQNSLGGSAKMLMFVNISPLEENVSESLNSLRFASKVNQCVIGTAQANKK from the exons ATGGAGGATGCCTTGGAGCCTGCAAAG AAACGGACACGAGGCCTGGGTACAGTGACTAAAACTGAGACATCCCGCCCCAGAGGACCAGCGCTCAGCACAGTGTCACAGACACAGGGTCCCGCTGCAG CTCAGAAAGGCCCTAAGAAGACAGGACCTCGTGGTTGCGCTACTGTTGCTTCAG TGCTGAAGAACCCGAAGGCAGCTCCTGccgctcctgctgctcctgcccaGAAGCCTGGCA CATCAGCTGCCCCAATGGTGGCAGGGAAGAGACCTGGTAAACGTCCTGCCTGGGACTTGAAGggccagctgtgtgacctcaaTGAAGAGCTGAAACGCTATCGGGAGAAGACTCAGAAGCTGGACCAGGAGAACCAGGGGCTTCGGGAGCAACTCAAAGAAGCTCAGGAGCAGGccacagtgctggggacagagcgGAACACCCTGGCAGGGGAGCTGGCCAGTGTTCGGACCCAGGCTGAGCAGAGCCAGCAGAAGCTAGAGACTCTGTGTGCCCGTGTGTTGGAGCTGGAGGAATGCCTGGGTACCAAGGAAAGATTGGTTCAGGAGCTCCAGAAAGAaaagctggagttgcaggaggaacagaaggcaCTGGCCACCCGCCTGGAGGAGCAAGAG AGGAGGTTACAGGCCTCAGAAACTGCTCTGTCAAGCAGCGAAGCAGAGGTGGTATCTCTGCGGCAGAAGACCGCAGCCCAGGTGACCTTACTGGCTGAACAAGGAGACCGGCTGCATGGCCTGGAGATGGAGCGCCGTCGACTCCACAACCAGTTGCAGGAACTCAAGGGCAATATCCGGGTATTCTGCCGGGTGCGCCCTGTCCTTGCAGGGGAGCCCATTCCATCCCCTGGCTTCCTCCTATTTCCCCATGGCCCTGCTGGACCCTCTGATCCCCCTACCCACCTTAGCGTCTCACGGTCTGATGATCGACGTGCCACCCTGACCGGAGCACCAGCACCCACTACCCGCCATGATTTCTCCTTTGATCGGGTATTCCCACCAGGAAGCAAGCAGGAGGAAGTATTTGAGGAGATCTCCATGCTTGTCCAGTCAGCACTGGATGGTTACCCTGTGTGTATCTTTGCCTATGGACAGACAGGCAGTGGCAAGACCTTCACTATGGAGGGTGGGCCTGGGGGAGACCCCCAACTGGAGGGGCTGATCCCTCGGGCCCTGCGGCATCTATTCTCCGTGGCCCAGGAGATGGGTGGCCAGGGCTGGACATACAGTTTTGTGGCAAGTTATGTAGAGATCTACAATGAGACCGTCCGAGACCTGCTAGCCACTGGGACCCGGAAGGGGCAAGGGGGCGAGTGTGAGATTCGTCGAGCAGGTCCAGGGAGTGAGGAGCTCACCGTCACCAATGCACGCTATGTCCCTGTTTCCTGTGAAAAAGAG GTGGAGGCTCTGCTCCATTTGGCCCGCCAGAATCGGGCTGTGGCCCGTACTGCCCAGAATGAGAGATCTTCACGCAGTCACAGTGTGTTCCAGCTGCAGATTTCTGGAGAGCATGCTGCTCGGGGCCTGCAGTGTGGCGCTCCCCTCAACCTTATAGACCTGGCTGGGAGTGAGCGGCTAGACCCTGGCTTAGCCCTAGGCCCTGGGGAGCGTGACCGTCTTCGGGAAACACAGGCTATCAACAGCAGTCTGTCGACACTGGGACTGGTCATAATGGCCCTGAGCAATAAG GAGTCTCATATACCTTACCGAAACAGCAAGCTTACCTACCTGCTGCAGAACTCGCTGGGTGGCAGTGCCAAGAT GCTCATGTTTGTGAACATTTCCCCTTTGGAAGAGAATGTCTCCGAGTCTCTCAATTCACTGCGCTTTGCCTCCAAG GTGAACCAGTGTGTTATTGGTACTGCTCAGGCTAATAAGAAATGA